The following is a genomic window from Chloracidobacterium sp..
GAAAATTTGGTTGAACGTACGGCAGGGCAAACTTGATGATCCCAAGGGAATTTGTCGCGATGTAACACACACCGGCCACTGGGGAAACGGCGATTATGAAATAAACATTCACTCCGACGAAAATTTGGAATACATTTTAAGTCTAATAAAACAGTCTTTGAGAGAAAACAAAAAGTAACCTGTAATCCTCAGGTATCAATTTCTATGGCAAATCTTAATATCAATTTTGCAGGGATAAAGTCCCCGAATCCGTTTTGGCTGGCGAGTGCGCCGCCGACGAATATGGGTTCGATGATCGAGCGGGCATTCGACGCGGGATGGGGCGGTGCGGTTTGGAAGACGTTGGGCGAGCCGATCACGAATGTCTCGTCACGTCTTGCCGGACTCGACTTTGGCACGAACCGGCTGGTCGGGCTGAACAACATCGAATTGATCACGGACAGGCCGCTTGAGGTTAATCTGAAAGAGATCTACGAGTGCAAGAAGAAGTATCCGAACAATGCCGTGATCGTCTCGCTGATGGTCGAGTCAAAACGCGAAGCGTGGCACGAGATCGTAAAGCGTTCGCAGGATACGGGAGCCGACGGCTTCGAGCTGAACTTCGGCTGCCCGCACGGTATGAGCGAACGCGGAATGGGCGCGGCAATGGGCCAGGTGCCCGAATACACCTGCATGGTCACGGAGTGGGTGAAAGAGGTGTCGGAACTTCCGGTGATCGTAAAGCTCACGCCAAACGTGACGAGCATTCTGCCGCCAGGCCGTGCGGCACAGAACGGCGGTGCGGATGCCGTTTCGCTGATCAACACGATCAATTCGATGATGGGCGTTGATGTCAATACGCTGGTCCCGCATCCGAATGTGAACGGCATGGCCGCCCACGGCGGCTATTGCGGGCCTGCGGTCAAACCGATCGCCCTTAATATGGTCAGCGAGCTTGCGCGCGACGGCGAATTCAATATCCCAATAAGCGGGATCGGCGGCGTTTCGAACTGGCGTGATGCGGTCGAATTCATGCTGCTCGGTGCCGGGAGCGTTCAGGTTTGCACGGCTGTGATGCACTATGGCTATCGCATCGTCGAGGACATGATCGACGGGTTGAACGCCTATCTCGATTCCAAAGGCTTTGCCTCGGTCAGTGAGATCATAGGCAAGTCTGTTCCGCGCGTTACTAATTGGGGCGACCTCGATCTTAATTATGTTGTAAAGGCGCACGTTAACGAAGAGCACTGCATCCGCTGCAATCTTTGCTATGTTGCCTGTGAGGACGGTGCTCATCAGAGCTTTGAGTTCGTCGAATCGAACGGACTTCGCTATCCCCGCGTGATCGAGGAAGAGTGCGTCGGCTGTAATCTCTGCTACCTCGTCTGTCCTTCGCCCGGCGCCATTACGATGGAACGACGAGATGCCGGCAGTTCTTCGCAAAGTTGGCGCGAGAGGACCGAAGCTTCGTGAACGCTTGCCAAGGAGAAGTAGCCTGCGGGCCGTTGCCCGTGTGTTCAATATAAAAATGGACGTCCGTGATGCGGTACTCGACGATGCCGCCGAGATCGCTTACATATACAATCACTATATCGCGACGTCGCATGCCGTCTTCGAATCCGAACCGGTGGATTCAGATGAGATCCAACGCCGCATCATCCTCGCGGGAGCAGAAGGGATGCCTTTCCTTGCGGCACAAAAGAATGAGCACCTCGCAGGATTTGCCTACGCACAACCATTCCTTCGAGACCCTGCGTTTGACCCGACTGCCGAGATAAGGGTCTGCGTACGGCCGGGCCTCCTCGAACAAGGTGTCGGCACCGCTCTTTACACATCGCTTATCGAGCGGATGAGGTCTCGCGGTTTCAAAACGCTGATAGCACTGGTGGCTATGCCGAACGATGCCGCCGCGCGTCTGCATGAACATTTCGGATTTCGCGATGCCGGACGGCTCGAAGGCGTCGCGCAGAAGTTCGGCCGCCGTATCGATATCGATTGCCGACAGCTCGTCCTTTAGTATTCGATCAAGTCTTTTTGGCATCTCGTTTCTGTCATTCTGACAGGAATTTATTCATTATGGATTAAACAGCGTAAAAAACTGTTGACACATCTTGTTCAATACGGTAACTTTTTATTGTATCGGCTGTTAAGCCGAGCACCCTTCGCCGCCGTATGCGACAAAGTTTTCTTGATAACAACGATCTTGGGCAGTTGAAAAACGCCTCAGATCATCCGGCCGGCAGACTGCCTTTGACTCCGTCCTTTAGAATCGTCCTTTCATAAGTGTCGATCAGACGCCGCGTAAATTCAGAAGGTGGCACCAAATAACCTCAGAATCGTCATTTGCAGAGGCCGTCGGAAAACAAGAAAACTTTTCGCCGGAAAGAAGATCACGTGAAAGTCCTAAAAGGAGCAAACAATGTTCGGTAAGAAAAAAAGCGTTGCCGGTTTGGACATCGGGTCGAGTTCGATAAAGATGATCGAACTTGACGGCAAGCCAAACAGCCTTAACCTCGTAAGCCTCGGGTTCGAGAATCTGCCCGGCGACACGATCATTGACGGTCAAATAATGGAGATGAACGTCGTTTCGGACGTTATCAGCAGCGTTTGCGTTAATAATCAGGTCAAAGCGGATCAAGTCGTTACAGGCGTGAGCGGCCACTCGGTCATCATCAAGAATATCGTCCTGCCGGCGATGAGCTCGGAGGAATTAGAAGAGTCGATCGATTGGCACGCGGAGGAACATATCCCATACGATCTGGCAGACGTAAGCCTCGATTATCAGGTTACGGCCGAGACCGCGGACTCGACGCACGTTTTGATCGCAGCGTGTAAGCGTGATCGCATCGACAATATAAAACAGGCGATACAGCTTGCCGGCAAGCAGCCCGTCGTGATCGACGTTGACACATTTGCGCTGCAGAACTGCTATGAAGCGAACTACGACCCAACGGAAGACGATGTCGTAACGCTACTGAATATAGGTGCCTCGACGATGAATATCAACATCGTCAAGGGCACACGCTCACTATTCTCGCGTGATATCACGGTCGGCGGCAGCCAGTTCACAGATGTGCTTCAGCGGAGCCTCGGGTTGAACTTTCAACAGGCTGAAGCGCTGAAGCGCGGCGTGAACGACGCCGTTGATACGGTCGAAGAAAAGTCGATCGAGCCGCTCATGAGCAATGTGACTGAGATCGTCGCTATGGAGATACAGAAGACCTTCGATTTCTATCGGGCGACAA
Proteins encoded in this region:
- the preA gene encoding NAD-dependent dihydropyrimidine dehydrogenase subunit PreA; the protein is MANLNINFAGIKSPNPFWLASAPPTNMGSMIERAFDAGWGGAVWKTLGEPITNVSSRLAGLDFGTNRLVGLNNIELITDRPLEVNLKEIYECKKKYPNNAVIVSLMVESKREAWHEIVKRSQDTGADGFELNFGCPHGMSERGMGAAMGQVPEYTCMVTEWVKEVSELPVIVKLTPNVTSILPPGRAAQNGGADAVSLINTINSMMGVDVNTLVPHPNVNGMAAHGGYCGPAVKPIALNMVSELARDGEFNIPISGIGGVSNWRDAVEFMLLGAGSVQVCTAVMHYGYRIVEDMIDGLNAYLDSKGFASVSEIIGKSVPRVTNWGDLDLNYVVKAHVNEEHCIRCNLCYVACEDGAHQSFEFVESNGLRYPRVIEEECVGCNLCYLVCPSPGAITMERRDAGSSSQSWRERTEAS
- a CDS encoding N-acetyltransferase family protein, which encodes MFNIKMDVRDAVLDDAAEIAYIYNHYIATSHAVFESEPVDSDEIQRRIILAGAEGMPFLAAQKNEHLAGFAYAQPFLRDPAFDPTAEIRVCVRPGLLEQGVGTALYTSLIERMRSRGFKTLIALVAMPNDAAARLHEHFGFRDAGRLEGVAQKFGRRIDIDCRQLVL
- the pilM gene encoding type IV pilus assembly protein PilM gives rise to the protein MFGKKKSVAGLDIGSSSIKMIELDGKPNSLNLVSLGFENLPGDTIIDGQIMEMNVVSDVISSVCVNNQVKADQVVTGVSGHSVIIKNIVLPAMSSEELEESIDWHAEEHIPYDLADVSLDYQVTAETADSTHVLIAACKRDRIDNIKQAIQLAGKQPVVIDVDTFALQNCYEANYDPTEDDVVTLLNIGASTMNINIVKGTRSLFSRDITVGGSQFTDVLQRSLGLNFQQAEALKRGVNDAVDTVEEKSIEPLMSNVTEIVAMEIQKTFDFYRATTDDNETQVQKILISGGGSKLAGLAGELSQRLELQVEMLDPFRKINVDTKKFDPEYLNEIMPEMAVAVGLAIRGV